A genomic window from Nocardioides rotundus includes:
- a CDS encoding ATP-dependent DNA ligase → MLVHDVAAASATVAATRSRKEKVAALAVALEAAGEDRAIVASWLAGSLRQRRTGLGWRGLQSLPDPAAEPTLTVAETDAAFEALGALAGPGSQAARKQAVADLFGRATELEQRWLRGLVTGEVRQGALDALVLEAVAAATGIGVQTVRRAAMLAGGPVPVAVAAFDGGVAALEEIGLEVGRPILPMLASSAPDLAAAMAKAGADGAPVAIDTKLDGIRIQVHREGDDVLITTRSLDDITARLPEVVELARSLPAERFVLDGEAIALDETGRPRPFQETASRTAQAGGVAVTAYFFDLLHLDGEDLLDSPGSERLEALARLVPEDSLVPRVVTGDLDEAQRFVEQALAAGHEGVVVKNLEAPYAAGRRGAGWVKVKPVHTLDLVVLAVEWGSGRRKGWLSNIHLGARDDSSPTGFVMLGKTFKGMTDQILAWQTERFTELATVEDPSADWVVPVRPEQVVEIAFDGLQRSTRYPGGLALRFARVLRYRDDKTAEEADTIETVRALA, encoded by the coding sequence ATGCTGGTCCACGACGTCGCGGCCGCGTCCGCCACCGTCGCCGCCACCCGCTCCCGCAAGGAGAAGGTCGCTGCGCTCGCCGTCGCGCTCGAGGCCGCCGGGGAGGATCGCGCCATCGTCGCCTCGTGGTTGGCGGGGTCGCTGCGGCAGCGCCGTACCGGCCTGGGCTGGCGCGGTCTGCAGTCCCTGCCCGACCCGGCAGCCGAGCCGACGCTGACCGTGGCGGAGACCGACGCCGCGTTCGAGGCGCTGGGCGCCCTGGCCGGCCCGGGGTCACAGGCGGCTCGGAAGCAGGCCGTCGCCGACCTCTTCGGGCGGGCCACCGAGCTGGAGCAGCGCTGGCTGCGCGGCCTGGTCACGGGCGAGGTGCGGCAGGGCGCCCTCGACGCGCTCGTGCTGGAGGCGGTCGCGGCGGCGACGGGCATCGGCGTGCAGACAGTACGCCGGGCCGCGATGCTGGCGGGCGGCCCGGTGCCCGTGGCGGTCGCCGCCTTCGACGGCGGCGTCGCGGCGCTGGAGGAGATCGGGCTCGAGGTGGGGCGGCCGATCCTGCCTATGCTCGCCTCCAGCGCGCCCGACCTCGCCGCGGCGATGGCCAAGGCGGGCGCCGACGGGGCACCGGTGGCGATCGACACGAAGCTCGACGGCATCCGGATCCAGGTACACCGAGAGGGCGATGACGTCCTCATCACCACCCGCAGCCTGGACGACATCACCGCACGGCTGCCCGAGGTGGTGGAGCTGGCCCGCTCCCTGCCCGCCGAGCGGTTCGTCCTCGACGGGGAGGCGATCGCGCTGGACGAGACGGGGCGCCCGCGGCCGTTCCAGGAGACGGCGTCCCGCACGGCGCAGGCCGGCGGGGTCGCGGTGACGGCGTACTTCTTCGACCTGCTGCACCTCGACGGCGAGGACCTGCTCGACTCCCCCGGCAGCGAGCGACTGGAGGCGCTCGCGCGCCTCGTGCCTGAGGACTCGCTGGTGCCGCGGGTGGTCACCGGCGACCTCGACGAGGCCCAGCGGTTCGTCGAGCAGGCGCTGGCCGCCGGTCACGAGGGTGTGGTGGTGAAGAACCTGGAGGCGCCGTACGCCGCCGGCCGCCGTGGCGCGGGCTGGGTGAAGGTGAAGCCGGTGCACACCCTCGACCTGGTGGTGCTCGCGGTCGAGTGGGGGTCGGGCCGCCGCAAGGGATGGCTGTCCAACATCCACCTCGGGGCCCGCGACGACTCCTCGCCGACCGGGTTCGTGATGCTCGGCAAGACGTTCAAGGGGATGACCGACCAGATCCTCGCCTGGCAGACCGAGCGCTTCACCGAGCTCGCGACTGTGGAGGATCCGAGTGCGGACTGGGTCGTCCCGGTCCGGCCCGAGCAGGTCGTCGAGATCGCCTTCGACGGGCTCCAGCGCTCGACCCGCTACCCCGGCGGGCTCGCGCTCCGCTTCGCTCGCGTCCTCCGCTACCGCGACGACAAGACCGCGGAGGAGGCCGACACGATCGAGACCGTGCGGGCACTCGCCTGA
- a CDS encoding TetR/AcrR family transcriptional regulator — protein MTTDATDGRRVAAAARRRKREDEILAATRGLFDQRGVSDAQIEDIARAVGVNRAIVYRHFTGKEEVFALTLVTYLDELRDDLAEASASVADPEKRLLAISDAFAGYGLEHPAFVDCAQSLMRRTGPELQEEISEAAMYRLGQAMTGCLSILSAALEEGTQEGRFAVKDPDMLANTLYAAGLGALQLARVGILVKEAAPGVPAVGTVSTDDIRRFVTTTALALATA, from the coding sequence GTGACCACCGACGCCACCGATGGACGCCGGGTCGCCGCGGCGGCACGGCGGCGCAAGCGCGAGGACGAGATCCTCGCCGCGACCCGCGGACTCTTCGACCAGCGGGGCGTCAGCGACGCCCAGATCGAGGACATCGCCCGGGCGGTCGGCGTCAACCGGGCCATCGTCTATCGGCACTTCACCGGCAAGGAGGAGGTCTTCGCGCTCACGCTCGTCACCTACCTCGACGAGCTGCGCGACGACCTGGCCGAGGCCAGCGCCTCGGTGGCCGACCCGGAGAAGCGGCTGCTGGCGATCAGCGACGCGTTCGCCGGATACGGCCTCGAGCACCCCGCCTTCGTCGACTGTGCTCAGTCGCTGATGCGCCGTACCGGCCCGGAGCTGCAGGAGGAGATCAGCGAGGCGGCGATGTACCGCCTCGGCCAGGCGATGACCGGCTGCCTGTCCATCCTCAGCGCCGCGCTCGAGGAGGGCACGCAAGAGGGACGGTTTGCGGTCAAGGACCCCGACATGCTCGCCAACACCCTCTACGCCGCCGGGCTGGGCGCGCTGCAGCTCGCCCGGGTCGGGATCCTGGTCAAGGAGGCCGCACCGGGCGTGCCTGCCGTCGGCACCGTCTCCACCGACGACATCCGCCGCTTCGTCACCACCACCGCGCTGGCCCTGGCGACGGCCTGA
- a CDS encoding acetyl-CoA C-acetyltransferase: MQAKTRRVAVIGGNRIPFARSNSAYADASNQEMLTAALDGLVTRYGLEGERLGEFTAGAVLKHARDFNLARETVLGSKLAPETPAIDIQQACGTGLQAAAIVAGKIALGQIDAGIAGGSDTTSDAPVAISDRLRKKLMKVNAAKDTAGRLKALGAIRPTDIGLDIPQNGEPRTGKSMGEHAAITALEWQIGREEQDELAVASHHNLAAAYERGFNDDLMTPFRGLDRDNNLRADSSVEKLAKLKPVFGKGETATMTAGNSTALTDGASTVLLASEDWAKERGLEPLAWFTDFETAAVDFVHGKEGLLMAPAYAVPRMLERNGLTLQDFDYYEIHEAFASQVLSTLKAWEDPIFCKERLGLDAPLGSIDRSKLNVNGSSLAAGHPFAATGGRIIPVLAKLLHEKGSGRGLISICAAGGQGVTAILEA, from the coding sequence ATGCAGGCCAAGACCCGTCGCGTCGCCGTGATCGGTGGCAACCGCATCCCGTTCGCCCGATCCAACTCGGCCTACGCGGACGCGTCGAACCAGGAGATGCTCACCGCCGCCCTGGACGGCCTGGTGACCCGCTACGGCCTGGAGGGCGAGCGGCTCGGCGAGTTCACCGCCGGTGCGGTGCTCAAGCACGCGCGCGACTTCAACCTGGCCCGCGAGACCGTGCTCGGCTCCAAGCTGGCGCCCGAGACGCCCGCGATCGACATCCAGCAGGCCTGCGGCACCGGGCTGCAGGCGGCGGCCATCGTGGCCGGCAAGATCGCGCTGGGCCAGATCGACGCCGGCATCGCGGGCGGGTCCGACACGACCTCCGACGCCCCGGTTGCGATCAGCGACCGGCTGCGCAAGAAGCTGATGAAGGTCAACGCCGCCAAGGACACCGCGGGCCGGCTCAAGGCGCTCGGCGCGATCCGGCCGACCGACATCGGCCTGGACATCCCGCAGAACGGCGAGCCCCGCACCGGCAAGTCCATGGGCGAGCACGCCGCCATCACGGCGCTGGAGTGGCAGATCGGCCGCGAGGAGCAGGACGAGCTCGCCGTGGCCTCGCACCACAACCTGGCCGCGGCCTACGAGCGCGGCTTCAACGACGACCTGATGACGCCGTTCCGCGGCCTGGACCGGGACAACAACCTGCGCGCCGACTCCTCGGTGGAGAAGCTGGCCAAGCTCAAGCCGGTCTTCGGCAAGGGCGAGACCGCCACGATGACCGCCGGCAACTCCACGGCGCTGACCGACGGCGCCTCGACGGTGCTCCTCGCGTCGGAGGACTGGGCCAAGGAGCGCGGGCTGGAGCCGCTGGCGTGGTTCACCGACTTCGAGACCGCGGCCGTGGACTTCGTGCACGGCAAGGAGGGGCTGCTGATGGCCCCGGCGTACGCCGTACCCCGCATGCTCGAGCGCAACGGACTGACCCTGCAGGACTTCGACTACTACGAGATCCACGAGGCGTTCGCCTCGCAGGTGCTCTCCACGCTCAAGGCGTGGGAGGACCCGATCTTCTGCAAGGAGCGACTCGGGCTGGACGCGCCTCTGGGGTCGATCGACCGGTCCAAGCTCAACGTCAACGGCTCGTCGCTGGCCGCCGGGCACCCGTTCGCCGCGACCGGCGGCCGGATCATCCCGGTGCTGGCCAAGCTGCTGCACGAGAAGGGCTCGGGCCGTGGCCTGATCTCGATCTGCGCGGCCGGCGGCCAGGGCGTCACCGCGATCCTGGAGGCCTGA